The Quercus robur chromosome 7, dhQueRobu3.1, whole genome shotgun sequence genome has a segment encoding these proteins:
- the LOC126692607 gene encoding cyclin-dependent protein kinase inhibitor SMR11-like isoform X1, giving the protein MDSESPPEESKKIVNSVVKSDEVCQMETRENLTEAPAVLDGTVSLGPITPDSDREIGDFSIDSNSNSNREDDPSDDSSPRTPKDGVFDPFAPGPDDKALAPLCNKYLQEPKGIVARRLDFHSSVVAVEAGDCGDGAEPLSDEEMFESVYENLLEAILSKQTEDVASEISNVYLDSDGCRTPPFAPRLTGIADTCPGPPIKPAGQSRNIDLGLCRKLEF; this is encoded by the coding sequence ATGGATTCAGAATCTCCTCCTGAGGAATCTAAGAAAATCGTAAATTCTGTAGTAAAATCAGATGAGGTTTGTCAGATGGAAACTCGGGAGAATCTTACTGAGGCGCCAGCGGTTCTTGATGGTACTGTTTCACTAGGTCCTATCACTCCTGATTCAGATAGAGAGATTGGGGATTTCTCCATTGATTCTAACAGTAACAGCAATAGAGAGGATGACCCGTCTGATGATAGTAGCCCCCGGACGCCAAAGGATGGTGTTTTCGACCCATTTGCCCCGGGTCCTGATGACAAGGCATTGGCTCCTCTATGTAATAAGTACCTCCAGGAGCCTAAGGGCATTGTTGCACGCCGCCTTGATTTTCATTCTTCTGTCGTAGCTGTGGAAGCTGGGGATTGTGGAGATGGTGCTGAGCCCCTTTCGGATGAAGAGATGTTCGAATCGGTTTATGAGAATCTCTTGGAAGCTATACTCTCAAAGCAGACCGAGGATGTTGCTTCTGAAATTTCAAATGTATATTTGGATTCTGATGGTTGTAGAACACCACCTTTTGCACCACGTTTAACTGGAattgctgatacttgtcctggGCCTCCCATCAAGCCTGCTGGGCAATCAAGGAACATTGATTTGGGCTTATGTAGAAAGCTTGAATTCTGA
- the LOC126692607 gene encoding cyclin-dependent protein kinase inhibitor SMR11-like isoform X2, with product METRENLTEAPAVLDGTVSLGPITPDSDREIGDFSIDSNSNSNREDDPSDDSSPRTPKDGVFDPFAPGPDDKALAPLCNKYLQEPKGIVARRLDFHSSVVAVEAGDCGDGAEPLSDEEMFESVYENLLEAILSKQTEDVASEISNVYLDSDGCRTPPFAPRLTGIADTCPGPPIKPAGQSRNIDLGLCRKLEF from the coding sequence ATGGAAACTCGGGAGAATCTTACTGAGGCGCCAGCGGTTCTTGATGGTACTGTTTCACTAGGTCCTATCACTCCTGATTCAGATAGAGAGATTGGGGATTTCTCCATTGATTCTAACAGTAACAGCAATAGAGAGGATGACCCGTCTGATGATAGTAGCCCCCGGACGCCAAAGGATGGTGTTTTCGACCCATTTGCCCCGGGTCCTGATGACAAGGCATTGGCTCCTCTATGTAATAAGTACCTCCAGGAGCCTAAGGGCATTGTTGCACGCCGCCTTGATTTTCATTCTTCTGTCGTAGCTGTGGAAGCTGGGGATTGTGGAGATGGTGCTGAGCCCCTTTCGGATGAAGAGATGTTCGAATCGGTTTATGAGAATCTCTTGGAAGCTATACTCTCAAAGCAGACCGAGGATGTTGCTTCTGAAATTTCAAATGTATATTTGGATTCTGATGGTTGTAGAACACCACCTTTTGCACCACGTTTAACTGGAattgctgatacttgtcctggGCCTCCCATCAAGCCTGCTGGGCAATCAAGGAACATTGATTTGGGCTTATGTAGAAAGCTTGAATTCTGA
- the LOC126691109 gene encoding uncharacterized protein LOC126691109, producing the protein MALGIPLILIFLLFIIILILALTVFKTKSPNTKLVSASLDGVAPSVSLPAAQIELNITIDIKILVKNPNHVSFKHGQGKSYLLYQGNQVGEADIYPGKIPATGSTTVPYRLTLEADELASNLSFITDVIGGQLVMQANTRIPGRINFLGIYKKHVVVVSECQLRIAVLAMNITDKACKDKTN; encoded by the coding sequence ATGGCATTAGGTATACCACTGATCTTGATCTTCCTGCTATTCATCATTATCTTGATATTAGCTCTGACCGTGTTTAAGACGAAATCACCAAACACCAAGCTCGTCTCCGCCTCTCTTGACGGCGTTGCTCCTAGTGTCTCATTACCTGCCGCTCAGATTGAACTCAACATCACCATTGACATCAAGATCCTTGTCAAGAACCCAAACCACGTCAGCTTCAAGCACGGCCAAGGCAAGAGTTACTTGTTATATCAAGGAAATCAGGTGGGAGAGGCTGATATATACCCTGGTAAGATTCCTGCAACGGGTTCCACCACAGTTCCATATAGGCTTACGCTCGAGGCGGATGAGCTAGCTTCCAATTTAAGTTTTATCACTGATGTAATAGGGGGCCAACTCGTTATGCAAGCAAATACCAGAATTCCGGGCAGGATTAACTTCTTAGGGATTTACAAAAAACACGTCGTTGTTGTATCTGAATGCCAACTGCGGATCGCTGTTCTAGCCATGAACATCACGGATAAAGCTTGCAAGGACAAGACTAACTGA